TTTTTTCCTCACTTGATAAATCAGTTTATTCGAATGTTGATGATGAAAGGGGCAAGGTATCCCACCTTTTTCATTATTCTTTTAGCTACATTTAATGCTATTTGTCTTTTTTCCCCTAGGCTTTTTGAAGACCTTGGCTCCAGATGCCTACCCAGCTTAACAAGTTTCCTGATGCCTTCAAGTTTCAAGAACAAAACACAACGTATGGCTCCAAAGTACTACAAGTCACCATTTTGGCTTCTGGTTGGGAACCCAGTAATGGAGGGCTCTCCACCATGAATAGAGAGCTGGCCATTCAATTAGCCAAATTTCCTTGTGTTAAAGTCACCTTCTTTGTGCCTCAGTGCTCAGACGAGCACAAGAAAGCAGCTCACAGCCATGGTATTTCTGTCCTTGAGGCAGTGAGACGACCAGGTTTGGATGAGATGGAATGGCTTATCTTCCCGCCAGATGATTTGCCTATAGATGTGGTTGTTGGTCATGGAGTGCAACTTGGTCATCAGGCTCAATTTATCCGCAAATCTCACAAATGCAAGTGGGTTCAATTTGTGCACACAGACCCAGAGGAACTAGGAATTTTCAAATGTGATAGGAATTCAGTCTCAGCAGGAGAACAAAAGCACAACATTGAAATAGAGCTATGCGAGATGGCTGATTTTGTCGTAGGAGTAGGACCCAAGTTGGCCGAAGTCTTTCGCAAGCACCTTCGCTTTTGTAAAaaagatgtttttgagtttaCTCCTGGTGTTTTTGATGACTTTGCCAGTGTTCAACAAGTTCCTGATGAAAGAAAACACTACAGTGTTTTGTTGTTTGGTCTTGGAGATGTTGGAGATTTTGACCTGAAGGGATTTGATATTGCAGCAAGATCCATTGCTGTCTTGCCTGACACTCATCTACTTTTTGTTGGAGCACCCCATGGAAAACATGAGGAGATTGCCAAGCGTTTTGTTGATTGTGGCATTCCTAAGAACCGCCTTAGGGTTAGAGGTTACTTGGACCTGGAGTCTCTGAAGCGAGTATTTTGTGAGGTGGATCTTGTGCTGATGCCGTCAAGAACAGAAGGGTTTGGCTTTACAGGCCTTGTGGCCCTGTCAGCTGGGCTTCCTGTAATCGCCAGCAAGAACTCTGGTTTTGAGGAAGCTCTAAGCAGTGTAACATTTGGCTCTCCATGTgtcattgactctgaagatcccAGTACATGGACAGCTGCTATTAAGGGCATCTGGAACAAAGACAGAAAGTCACGACTTGATGAGGTTAAAACTGTGCGTAATTTCTATGTTGAAAGATACAAGTGGTCTGAACAGTGTGAAGATCTTCTTGAAAAGATATTCAAGCTACTCAATGGTATGAATTGCATTCACATTCTATAAGTTTGTTGtttgaaacaataatttttctttatgcATAGAAAAAGAGTTAATATTTATAGTTCATTTTTTATCGAGATATGGTGATTACCAAGTTAATAGAAGGCAAACAAgtgcatgtgaaaaaaaaaaacatctttacaATCTAGACTCTCAAAGTCTGTTTACAGCTATAATTGCAGCGACATGAAGCTGTGGATGGAACCCTCTGTGTAAAAACTTTGATAAGTTTCCTTGTTCACGAGGATCTTACTGACAACACAGACGTGGTAGGTTTGATTCCTATCTGGAATTCTGGAACATTTTTCAGCTGCTCCTTCGTTCATTGCCAAGAAACCACCAGATCTTAAGCATTTAAGATTTTCTTTATCGAATgggccaggtgatctggtgacgtaattcggaggactgggatgaaaatattttaacgccgtatcccacaacctcgcgcggccttattttcgaattcaacatggcagaggcgaggttagatcTCGTCGGGtgtacttgaatgttcattcagtaacaggaaatgtggtagacacggaatgatctgttgagttttggcgatggaaatgctgcagggagtttggaaacaacacctaaggccgcgcgcggttgtgggatacggcgttaaaatttttcttcccagtcctccaaattacgtcaccagatcacctggggaAGATTGTGCTGGAAACAGAAGAGGGTCTTGGTGGCTATGTAtactgagctacaaggccagatGGCCGTAGGTTATGGATATTGGAGATGCCATGTCACGTGACATATTTCTCATGTTGTTGAGGTCTTATAAAAAAGACTGTTGAAATTGACAGTGTCAGTTGTGGATACCCAATTGTTACTTGAATGCATTTAGCTAATAAACATTCTGCATCAAAACATAGCATCGTaagttttatcttttttttttagcctccAAGCCTTAGGAAAGTCTTTGTAATGACCTTTCTGATTTTTGTGGAGAAGACTTTTGAACGTTTGGATACACGCATTCAAGAGACTGGCCATTATGAAGTCATAGCTAACTATTTCGGTTTTGACCTTTTTGCCATAAGATCCAGGTTTGAAAAATATGTCTTTGATCCCTCCAGAGCGATGATTGAGGCAATTGTTATTCGTCACCCAGAGATAACAGTTAAGATCTTTGTTAAAGTGGTGGAGGAGAAAGCACGCCGAAGTGATGTCGCTGATTTGAGGAGGGCTTATGATCTTGATTTTCTGAAGGAATCAGTTTCAAGATTTGTCGTACATCCATCAACTACCTGATATTAGGGGAATGTTGCACTTTATTTTTTGAGAGTAATTAGCCATAAACTTGCTTAGTATCATTTTAAAATGTGTTTAGATATTTATGATCAGCACCCATCCCGTTAATTGCCTGCGACAAATGGTGCAGCTTGGGCGTAAGGGCGTGTAGAGTGGATGCCTTGGGAACCCCCCTAGACTAGTTGGGACAGTTCTCTCCTAAAGGGGCACTGCCCTGTTTGAAAACTGAAACGTAGGGGTTGATTCAAAAGCGGTAGATTTTCttacaaatgaaaacaagaacatcAAATACATTTGCCAGGAAAAACGGTTCACATTTAAATCTAGTAGACTATTAGAATAAATTGCGTTCAAAGGTTGGCCAAtgttttcaatccttttccaACCTCGCCACGCTGAGTTCTAGATGCTGTCTACTAACAAAGTTCTTATAGAAGAAACTTCTGCATTCAGTTTTTATTACCATTAATTTTATAACGCATTTTCCCCTTTACTGAGTTCCACTCAAATAGCGTGACAGGACCCCTTTATCACCGCAAGATCTGCAGCTTGTGCAACCATTAAGTTTAGCTCAAAAACTGTCGTGGTAAGACAAATTGGATTAAGATGGTCTTCGATGCGTTTTATGTATGAGTTGGGACCTTGAAAACCATCTCGAAGGATGAGGGGTATTTCTGCatggcaaaactactgtttAGAATGCCCACTATGGGGCGCGGTTGTCACCAGGCCCAGCCTCCCTCAGGAGATAATCAGCAAGTCATCTTTAGGTAGTGCTTGTGGACGAGTTTTAAGAAGGTTTTGCCGACGCAAGTTTGTACGCTTTTACTGAAGGGAAGGTTCAACCAAATTAttaacctttttcttttcttgtgatTAATGGGAGAACTTGAGGATCGGGGAGTGCCTGGTTTGGAGAAAGTGATTTGTTGCTGACGACTTCCAGTTAGTGTTATTTAGTGTGAGTCACGTGATTCCCTTAGGAGAATTGCAAGTGCTTTTCATGTCTTTCTCGTTCGTCATCTTTTTAGGTTTTTGTTTCTGACGGCTTTGGGAAATAATCTTTCAACGTACTGACCGTGTTGTTTCAACCATTTCCTGTTTGTTGGAACAACATGAGTTGCCCTGAAATCCAGTAGATGGCATGCTCAACTACTTTCTCCAATGCCCTGAAATCCAACGGATACAACGCATTTCAGATATGTAGATACACCTATGTACAAATTGTTAGAATTATGAGCACATAATCTCAGGTGTTAATAAAGGAAGCTGTGTTATATCGGTCGATTATAACCCTGTCTGTTGAGTGTATAAGCGAAAAGTAATAGTAACAATTGGTTATTTCGATTAGCTTTGGGCTTGTACTGTGGTGGAGTTCTTCATTTACCTGGCTCAGTGCAACAACCGTGttttctgcctttttttttcttttgttttaacatTTCGCTTTCGAAATAAACAATACTCAGGAAAACTGAAGATTTCCTTAATTTAGAAAATGCACACGTGCAAATGTCACGCATTAGCACGGACCATATGGAAGACAAAATGAGTTCACAATGGCTCTGGATCTTGAGAAAAGTGATTGTGCATGAGTGTATGTGTAAATCTCAAATGTACAATGTCTTAACACAATGTAAATCCCATATTGAAGACGTAACTGGACCGCTTGAATGTATATGGAAATAAATTGTGTGTTAGAATGTGAACAGAGGTGTTTTAGTGAACTGAGGGATCTTCCTCATACGTTTAGAGGAGGACGGTTCTCTCCCTCCTTGTCTAATCAAACCTCCGGTGACCTGAGTCGAAGACGTCGACTGGTATCAGAAATTTAAAAGCTCAAAGTTAAAACAACCTTCGACTGTAATAACAGCTTTTCTCCGTGGTTTGCCCAACCGCCTTCCCTCGAGCACGTAACAGATATTTGCATTAACACAATACAGGGACAAGGAATAACTAGAAAACTGTGGAACGCCATTGAGAAGTTGAGCCGAGTACTTGTTTTGTGTGCGTGTTGTAAGGGAATTCATCACGTGTGCTGTAGCGTTGTTATGCGTTATGCTAGGTAAAAGTGCTCTGTGTTCTCAAGCATTCGTCCTTCAGGTCCACCTACTTCACTTAAGTCTTCATTTTCTATGTAGTAAAATTATACAAAGTTTTTCGAAGACTAAAAGAAGCTATACGGAAAGCAACATGTACAAAGGAAATTTTGGCCTGCGAGAAGAAAGGCAACTAGCAGAAACTGGAGAAAGTGAAGACGAGAAAAGAACGCATCGCTCAGAAATAAGGGCAGAGAAGAAATACGAGGACAAGCAGCGTCTACGAGGGCAAAAATTCGCGAATGCGGTATCTGATTCCCAAGGAAGTGCTGCCAGTCGCTCAAAAACTGGACCGTATTTTAAGATAAGTGTTTTACTGGGTTATCTGCTTTGCTCGGGTCTTCGGATCTATGTTGAGTCGCTTATCGACCATAAATTAAACCAATATACTCAA
This genomic stretch from Acropora muricata isolate sample 2 chromosome 5, ASM3666990v1, whole genome shotgun sequence harbors:
- the LOC136917852 gene encoding D-inositol 3-phosphate glycosyltransferase-like isoform X2; its protein translation is MPTQLNKFPDAFKFQEQNTTYGSKVLQVTILASGWEPSNGGLSTMNRELAIQLAKFPCVKVTFFVPQCSDEHKKAAHSHGISVLEAVRRPGLDEMEWLIFPPDDLPIDVVVGHGVQLGHQAQFIRKSHKCKWVQFVHTDPEELGIFKCDRNSVSAGEQKHNIEIELCEMADFVVGVGPKLAEVFRKHLRFCKKDVFEFTPGVFDDFASVQQVPDERKHYSVLLFGLGDVGDFDLKGFDIAARSIAVLPDTHLLFVGAPHGKHEEIAKRFVDCGIPKNRLRVRGYLDLESLKRVFCEVDLVLMPSRTEGFGFTGLVALSAGLPVIASKNSGFEEALSSVTFGSPCVIDSEDPSTWTAAIKGIWNKDRKSRLDEVKTVRNFYVERYKWSEQCEDLLEKIFKLLNASKP
- the LOC136917852 gene encoding D-inositol 3-phosphate glycosyltransferase-like isoform X3 produces the protein MPTQLNKFPDAFKFQEQNTTYGSKVLQVTILASGWEPSNGGLSTMNRELAIQLAKFPCVKVTFFVPQCSDEHKKAAHSHGISVLEAVRRPGLDEMEWLIFPPDDLPIDVVVGHGVQLGHQAQFIRKSHKCKWVQFVHTDPEELGIFKCDRNSVSAGEQKHNIEIELCEMADFVVGVGPKLAEVFRKHLRFCKKDVFEFTPGVFDDFASVQQVPDERKHYSVLLFGLGDVGDFDLKGFDIAARSIAVLPDTHLLFVGAPHGKHEEIAKRFVDCGIPKNRLRVRGYLDLESLKRVFCEVDLVLMPSRTEGFGFTGLVALSAGLPVIASKNSGFEEALSSVTFGSPCVIDSEDPSTWTAAIKGIWNKDRKSRLDEVKTVRNFYVERYKWSEQCEDLLEKIFKLLNER
- the LOC136917852 gene encoding D-inositol 3-phosphate glycosyltransferase-like isoform X1: MPTQLNKFPDAFKFQEQNTTYGSKVLQVTILASGWEPSNGGLSTMNRELAIQLAKFPCVKVTFFVPQCSDEHKKAAHSHGISVLEAVRRPGLDEMEWLIFPPDDLPIDVVVGHGVQLGHQAQFIRKSHKCKWVQFVHTDPEELGIFKCDRNSVSAGEQKHNIEIELCEMADFVVGVGPKLAEVFRKHLRFCKKDVFEFTPGVFDDFASVQQVPDERKHYSVLLFGLGDVGDFDLKGFDIAARSIAVLPDTHLLFVGAPHGKHEEIAKRFVDCGIPKNRLRVRGYLDLESLKRVFCEVDLVLMPSRTEGFGFTGLVALSAGLPVIASKNSGFEEALSSVTFGSPCVIDSEDPSTWTAAIKGIWNKDRKSRLDEVKTVRNFYVERYKWSEQCEDLLEKIFKLLNEITVKIFVKVVEEKARRSDVADLRRAYDLDFLKESVSRFVVHPSTT